Proteins encoded together in one Pontiella desulfatans window:
- a CDS encoding alpha-ketoacid dehydrogenase subunit alpha/beta — MPKNQVICPKESRKAGEVTFKPIPVNQYKSDYKKELKKYGKKRLVKMYYDMLMIREFETMLNQIKVQGSYEGMEYNHPGPAHLSIGQEAAAVGQSVHLDTDDYIFGSHRSHGEIMAKCLSAISKLDDDKLNTIMEEFFDGATLNVVKDGSHETVKDLAEDFILYGTLAEIFARETGINKGLGGSMHAFFIPFGSMPNNALVGGSADISVGSAMNKLINRKPGIVIANIGDASMGCGPVYEGIWMAAMDQYVELWDNEFGHPPVMINIMNNQYGMGGQTVGETMSYKFAARIGAGVNPDQMHAERVDGYNPLAVADATERKKKVLLAGKGPVLLDIITYRMSGHSPSDASSYRSKEEMELWEAEDCVRQFGSYLVENGALSEAEAEAMKAKVVGKVCKAMKLSIDESISPYSNPNLIEGVMYSNGKVEKFDDREPELLQKIEDNDRVKKLKRKQRFAFDENGQPYKANQLYTYRDAIFEAMLHRFATDPTMIAYGEENRDWGGAFACYNGLTELLPYHRLFNSPISEGAIVGTACGYALSGGRVCAELMYCDFMGRAGDEIFNQISKWQSMSAGILKMPLVLRVSVGNKYGAQHSQDWTAMVNHIPGLKVYYPATTYDAKGMLNLALAGTDPVIFFESQKTYGVGELFEKGGVPEGYFETEEGEPAVRTQGKDLTLITLGPVLYSGMKVVDEMKEKYGMDVELIDLRFVNPLNYDKLVESVKKTGRVVLASDSVERGSCLHNIAANLTNLCFDYLDAPPVVIGAKNWISPAAEMETDYFPQASWIIDAVHERIVPLPGHVVKHNYTNGELQRIARLGV; from the coding sequence ATGCCAAAGAATCAAGTCATCTGTCCCAAAGAATCCCGCAAGGCGGGCGAGGTCACCTTCAAGCCGATTCCGGTCAACCAGTACAAATCGGACTATAAGAAGGAGCTCAAGAAATACGGCAAGAAGCGTCTGGTCAAAATGTACTACGACATGCTGATGATCCGTGAATTCGAAACCATGCTGAACCAGATCAAGGTGCAGGGTTCCTACGAAGGAATGGAATACAACCACCCGGGGCCGGCCCACTTGTCGATCGGCCAGGAAGCCGCGGCGGTCGGCCAGTCCGTGCACCTCGATACCGACGACTACATCTTCGGTTCGCACCGTTCGCACGGTGAAATCATGGCCAAGTGCCTGTCCGCCATCAGCAAGCTGGACGACGACAAACTCAACACCATCATGGAAGAGTTCTTTGATGGCGCTACGCTGAACGTGGTCAAGGACGGCTCCCACGAAACGGTGAAGGATCTCGCAGAAGACTTCATCCTCTATGGAACCCTCGCGGAAATCTTCGCCCGCGAAACCGGCATCAACAAAGGTCTCGGCGGCTCCATGCACGCCTTTTTCATCCCGTTTGGTTCCATGCCGAACAACGCGCTGGTTGGTGGTTCCGCCGACATCTCCGTGGGTTCCGCCATGAACAAGCTGATCAATCGCAAGCCGGGCATTGTGATTGCCAACATCGGCGACGCTTCCATGGGTTGCGGCCCGGTCTACGAAGGGATCTGGATGGCGGCGATGGACCAGTATGTCGAACTCTGGGACAATGAGTTCGGCCATCCGCCGGTCATGATCAACATCATGAACAACCAGTATGGCATGGGCGGCCAGACCGTGGGCGAAACCATGAGCTACAAGTTTGCCGCGCGCATCGGCGCCGGGGTCAATCCCGACCAGATGCACGCCGAGCGCGTGGATGGCTACAACCCGCTGGCGGTTGCCGATGCAACGGAACGCAAGAAGAAGGTGCTGCTCGCCGGCAAGGGGCCGGTCCTGCTCGACATCATCACCTACCGCATGTCCGGCCACTCGCCTTCCGATGCCTCCTCCTACCGTTCGAAAGAAGAGATGGAGCTGTGGGAAGCAGAGGATTGCGTGCGTCAGTTCGGGAGCTACCTGGTTGAAAACGGCGCCCTCTCCGAAGCCGAAGCCGAAGCCATGAAGGCCAAGGTGGTGGGCAAGGTTTGCAAGGCGATGAAGCTGTCGATTGACGAGAGCATTTCCCCGTACTCCAACCCGAACCTGATCGAAGGGGTGATGTACTCCAACGGCAAGGTTGAAAAGTTCGACGACCGTGAGCCGGAGCTGCTCCAGAAGATCGAAGACAACGACCGCGTGAAGAAGCTGAAGCGCAAACAGCGTTTTGCGTTCGACGAAAACGGCCAGCCCTATAAGGCCAACCAGCTTTACACCTATCGCGATGCGATCTTCGAAGCCATGCTGCACCGTTTCGCAACCGACCCGACCATGATTGCCTATGGCGAAGAAAACCGCGACTGGGGCGGGGCGTTTGCCTGCTACAACGGCCTGACGGAACTGCTTCCCTACCACCGCCTGTTCAACTCGCCGATCTCGGAAGGCGCCATTGTCGGCACCGCCTGCGGCTATGCCCTCAGTGGCGGCCGCGTCTGCGCCGAGCTGATGTACTGCGACTTCATGGGCCGCGCCGGCGACGAAATCTTCAACCAGATTTCCAAGTGGCAGTCCATGTCGGCCGGCATTTTGAAAATGCCGCTGGTGCTTCGTGTGTCGGTGGGCAACAAATATGGTGCGCAGCACTCGCAGGACTGGACGGCAATGGTCAACCACATCCCGGGCCTGAAGGTTTACTACCCGGCGACGACCTACGATGCCAAAGGCATGCTGAACCTGGCGTTGGCCGGAACCGACCCGGTGATCTTCTTCGAATCGCAGAAGACCTACGGCGTTGGCGAGCTCTTCGAAAAGGGCGGCGTTCCGGAAGGCTACTTCGAAACCGAGGAAGGCGAACCGGCCGTGCGTACGCAGGGCAAGGACCTTACGCTCATCACCCTCGGCCCCGTGCTCTATAGCGGCATGAAGGTGGTCGACGAGATGAAGGAAAAATATGGAATGGACGTCGAGCTGATCGACCTGCGTTTCGTCAATCCGCTCAACTACGACAAGCTGGTCGAGTCGGTCAAGAAGACCGGCCGCGTCGTGCTGGCTTCCGACTCCGTCGAGCGCGGTTCCTGCCTGCACAACATTGCGGCGAACCTGACCAACCTGTGCTTCGACTACCTCGATGCGCCGCCGGTGGTGATTGGTGCGAAGAACTGGATCTCGCCGGCCGCCGAAATGGAAACCGACTACTTCCCGCAGGCCAGCTGGATCATCGATGCCGTTCACGAGCGCATCGTTCCGTTGCCGGGCCACGTGGTGAAGCACAACTACACCAACGGCGAGCTGCAGCGTATTGCGCGGTTGGGCGTGTAG
- a CDS encoding SDR family NAD(P)-dependent oxidoreductase: MNRKAREIAPMLRGLSFNGEKGDIVVCKDSIDYAELTCTAEELPEKFEKGMRSVIVEGAGAFLLGEDYDDAVNGTSNAIKLEGRAAVVHNKVCVVTGGAQGFGEGIVRSLIQNGALVFIADMNVGGAKKLAQDLNEQAGRTVAFGVAVNVTDEDSVKGMVDEVVKTTGGIDLFVSNAGVLKAGSVKELSLKDFEFVTDVNYVGFFLCTKHAAPVMELMNKPQGNYYTDIVSISSKSALEGSNKNGAYAGSKFGSVGLVQSFAKELVVDNTKVNTVCPGNFFDGPLWSDPERGLFVQYLNTGKVPGAKTIEDVRRFYEAQIPMNRGCDGEDVTKAIMYSVEQKYETGQAIPVTGGQVMLN, encoded by the coding sequence ATGAACCGGAAGGCCAGAGAGATCGCGCCGATGTTGCGCGGACTGAGTTTTAATGGAGAAAAGGGCGACATTGTCGTCTGCAAGGATAGCATCGACTATGCGGAGCTGACCTGCACCGCCGAGGAGTTGCCCGAAAAGTTCGAGAAGGGCATGCGCTCGGTCATCGTTGAAGGCGCCGGCGCATTCCTGCTGGGCGAGGACTACGACGACGCGGTTAACGGAACATCGAATGCCATCAAGCTCGAAGGCCGCGCGGCCGTGGTGCACAACAAGGTATGCGTTGTGACCGGCGGCGCCCAGGGCTTCGGCGAAGGCATCGTGCGCTCGCTCATCCAGAACGGTGCATTGGTTTTCATTGCCGACATGAACGTGGGGGGTGCCAAGAAGCTGGCGCAGGATCTCAACGAACAGGCCGGCCGCACCGTGGCCTTCGGGGTGGCGGTCAACGTGACCGACGAGGATTCGGTCAAGGGCATGGTGGACGAAGTGGTTAAAACCACGGGGGGCATCGATCTGTTTGTCAGCAATGCCGGCGTGCTCAAGGCGGGAAGCGTGAAAGAACTTTCGCTGAAGGATTTCGAGTTCGTGACCGACGTCAACTATGTCGGGTTCTTCCTGTGCACCAAACATGCGGCACCGGTGATGGAACTGATGAACAAGCCGCAGGGCAACTATTACACCGACATCGTCAGCATCAGCTCCAAGTCGGCGCTCGAAGGCTCGAACAAGAACGGCGCCTACGCCGGTTCCAAGTTCGGATCGGTTGGCCTTGTGCAGAGTTTCGCCAAGGAACTGGTCGTCGACAACACCAAGGTCAACACGGTCTGCCCCGGCAACTTTTTCGACGGGCCGCTTTGGAGCGATCCAGAGCGTGGCTTGTTCGTGCAATACCTCAACACCGGCAAGGTGCCCGGTGCCAAAACCATCGAGGATGTCCGCCGTTTCTACGAAGCGCAGATCCCGATGAACCGCGGCTGCGATGGCGAGGACGTCACCAAAGCCATCATGTATTCGGTGGAGCAAAAGTATGAAACCGGCCAGGCCATCCCGGTAACCGGCGGGCAGGTCATGCTCAATTAA
- a CDS encoding rhamnulokinase: MKHYLAVDLGASSGRTIVGTLDNGKLTLKEMNRFWNGPTEVRGTLLWDFVHLFRNIREGIALAKKEYGDGLVSMGVDTWGVDFGLFDADGSLLRNPVNYRDSRTVGMFEKVFFRVPKEEVFAQTGIQFMELNTLYQMMSLSLEDSFQYRSATKLLFSPDLLSYWLTGNMVAERSIASTSQFYNPKTKDWAYDLLEKLNIRSDLFAELVDPGTVIGETDGLPVVAVGGHDTASAFAAVPVVEGEQCAFLSSGTWSLLGTELSEPVINEASLAANFTNEVGVCDTIRFLKNLSGLWMIQELRRNWNEQDFDYSWTALEHMALEAEPFEFFIDPSDEMFIAPGDMPARIQEYCEKTGQGRPETHAQIIRVAYEGLALLYASVYESLEQLTGRTLDTLRIVGGGCKDTLLDQLAANATGRKVVTGPTEATATGNLIMQMLAMGDIDSLAEGREIVRNSFAGETREFEPQDTETWKSALKKWREFCQA; this comes from the coding sequence ATGAAGCATTATCTCGCAGTTGATTTAGGCGCGTCCAGCGGGCGCACAATCGTCGGAACCTTGGATAACGGCAAGCTGACGCTCAAGGAGATGAACCGGTTCTGGAACGGGCCGACCGAGGTTCGGGGAACGCTCCTGTGGGATTTCGTCCATCTCTTCCGGAACATCCGGGAGGGCATTGCCCTCGCGAAAAAAGAGTATGGCGACGGACTCGTTTCCATGGGGGTTGATACCTGGGGGGTCGATTTCGGACTGTTCGATGCCGATGGCAGCCTGCTGCGCAATCCGGTGAACTATCGCGACAGCCGGACGGTCGGCATGTTTGAAAAGGTGTTTTTCCGGGTTCCGAAGGAAGAGGTTTTCGCCCAGACCGGCATCCAGTTCATGGAGCTCAACACGCTGTACCAGATGATGTCGCTCTCGCTTGAGGATTCGTTCCAATACCGCAGTGCCACGAAACTGCTCTTTTCCCCGGACTTGCTGAGCTATTGGCTGACCGGCAACATGGTGGCCGAGCGTTCGATCGCCAGCACCTCCCAGTTCTATAATCCGAAGACCAAGGACTGGGCCTACGACCTGCTTGAAAAACTGAATATCCGCTCCGACCTGTTTGCCGAGCTGGTGGATCCGGGAACCGTGATTGGCGAGACCGACGGTCTGCCCGTTGTGGCGGTGGGCGGGCACGACACGGCGAGTGCGTTTGCCGCCGTTCCGGTGGTCGAGGGCGAACAGTGCGCCTTCCTGAGTTCCGGCACCTGGTCGCTGCTGGGTACCGAGTTGTCGGAGCCGGTCATCAACGAAGCGTCGCTGGCGGCCAACTTCACCAACGAAGTGGGGGTCTGCGACACCATCCGGTTCCTGAAAAACCTTTCCGGGCTCTGGATGATCCAGGAGCTACGCCGCAACTGGAACGAACAAGACTTCGACTATTCCTGGACGGCGCTCGAGCACATGGCGCTTGAGGCCGAGCCCTTTGAGTTCTTCATCGACCCGAGCGACGAAATGTTCATTGCGCCGGGCGACATGCCGGCCCGCATTCAGGAATATTGCGAAAAGACGGGGCAGGGGCGCCCGGAGACGCATGCGCAGATTATTCGCGTGGCGTACGAAGGCCTGGCCCTGCTCTATGCCAGCGTCTATGAATCGCTCGAGCAGCTGACCGGGCGCACCCTCGACACGCTCCGCATTGTCGGCGGCGGCTGCAAGGATACGTTGCTCGACCAGCTGGCGGCCAATGCCACCGGCCGCAAGGTGGTAACCGGGCCAACGGAGGCCACGGCCACCGGAAACCTGATCATGCAGATGTTGGCGATGGGCGATATCGATTCCCTGGCGGAAGGCCGCGAAATCGTACGCAACTCCTTTGCCGGCGAAACCCGCGAGTTCGAGCCTCAGGATACGGAAACCTGGAAGTCCGCACTCAAGAAATGGCGGGAGTTCTGCCAGGCATAG
- a CDS encoding HAD family hydrolase, whose product MDRAYGLIFDVDGVIADTERVNAEASIKVFEDLFGVRGVVRSDFEAGLGRGAAEYVRAAARIHGVELEDGQVEAATLARQEYFIAMLKAQPLPAFPGVLELMDSALVRDDFRVGIATSSTREKSEAVLKSAQVFYGQMAYVTGSDVTKKKPDPELFLKAAELLGLPPERCVVVEDAPDGVAAAKAAGCRCVAVTNSARADRLSDADCIVESLMELDLDQLSGLIDKK is encoded by the coding sequence ATGGATAGGGCGTACGGTCTTATTTTCGATGTGGACGGCGTGATTGCCGACACCGAGCGGGTCAATGCAGAAGCCTCGATCAAGGTTTTTGAGGATTTGTTTGGTGTCCGCGGCGTGGTCCGGTCGGATTTCGAGGCCGGTCTGGGACGCGGTGCGGCGGAATATGTCCGTGCCGCCGCCCGGATCCATGGCGTTGAGCTTGAGGATGGGCAGGTTGAGGCGGCAACCCTTGCCCGGCAGGAGTATTTTATCGCCATGCTCAAAGCCCAGCCGCTTCCGGCCTTTCCCGGGGTGTTGGAGCTTATGGACAGCGCCTTGGTGCGGGACGATTTCCGGGTGGGCATCGCCACGAGCAGCACCCGCGAAAAATCGGAGGCGGTGCTGAAGTCGGCGCAGGTGTTCTATGGCCAAATGGCCTATGTGACCGGTAGCGACGTCACGAAGAAAAAACCGGATCCGGAGTTGTTCCTGAAGGCGGCGGAGCTGCTGGGCCTGCCGCCGGAACGTTGTGTTGTGGTTGAAGATGCGCCGGACGGTGTTGCGGCGGCCAAGGCCGCCGGATGCCGATGCGTCGCCGTCACAAATTCGGCGCGTGCGGATCGCCTGTCCGATGCCGATTGTATTGTTGAGTCATTGATGGAATTGGATCTGGATCAACTATCCGGATTGATCGACAAGAAGTAG
- a CDS encoding zinc-binding dehydrogenase gives MKTKAVRLYGEKDLRLEEFELPAIAENEILAKIVSDSICMSSYKAASQGVKHKRIPNDVSDDPIIIGHEFCGEIVEVGGRWTDRFKAGDKFSIQPAINYEDGPVGILSAPGYSYRHIGGDSQFVIIPAEVMEQDCLLPFNGEAYYHGSLAEPMSCIVGGFHANYHTKPGSYVHDMGIVEGGAMALLAGVGPMGLGAIDYAIHCDRKPGLLVVTDIDNARLERAASIYTVEEAKANGVELVYVNTAEEGKDVDYLKSLTPKGEGFNDVFVYAPVRPVLEQADKLLAFDGCLNFFAGPTNPEFSAEFNFYNVHYAATHVVGTSGGNTDDMVESLKMMEAGKLNPSTMVTHVGGLDAVIETTLNLPNIPGGKKLVYNNVSMPLVALNELDGMEGELYQGLAKIVEKENGLWSPEAERFLLENAPGI, from the coding sequence ATGAAAACAAAAGCAGTTAGACTTTATGGCGAGAAGGATTTGCGGTTGGAGGAGTTCGAACTCCCGGCCATTGCCGAAAACGAAATCCTGGCCAAGATTGTATCCGATTCCATCTGCATGTCGTCCTATAAAGCGGCGTCGCAGGGCGTGAAACATAAACGCATCCCCAATGACGTTTCAGACGATCCGATTATTATCGGTCACGAATTCTGCGGCGAGATCGTTGAGGTCGGCGGCAGATGGACGGATCGTTTTAAAGCGGGCGACAAGTTTTCGATCCAGCCCGCGATCAACTACGAGGACGGCCCGGTTGGCATCCTCTCGGCACCAGGCTATTCCTACCGCCACATTGGCGGCGACTCGCAATTCGTCATTATTCCGGCGGAAGTGATGGAGCAGGATTGCCTGCTGCCGTTCAACGGCGAAGCCTACTACCACGGTTCGCTGGCCGAGCCGATGTCGTGCATTGTGGGTGGCTTCCACGCCAACTACCACACCAAGCCCGGCAGCTATGTCCACGACATGGGCATTGTTGAAGGCGGCGCGATGGCGTTGCTGGCCGGCGTTGGACCGATGGGACTGGGTGCAATCGATTATGCGATCCATTGCGACCGCAAGCCCGGCCTGCTGGTCGTGACCGACATCGACAACGCCCGCCTTGAGCGCGCCGCTTCGATCTATACGGTGGAGGAGGCCAAGGCCAACGGCGTTGAGCTGGTCTATGTCAACACCGCCGAAGAGGGCAAGGATGTGGATTACCTCAAGTCGCTGACCCCCAAGGGCGAAGGCTTCAACGATGTGTTTGTCTATGCCCCGGTTCGTCCGGTGCTGGAGCAGGCCGACAAGCTGTTGGCTTTCGATGGCTGCCTTAACTTTTTCGCCGGGCCGACCAATCCGGAATTCTCCGCGGAGTTCAACTTCTACAACGTTCACTATGCGGCAACGCATGTGGTTGGAACCAGCGGCGGCAATACCGACGACATGGTCGAGTCGCTCAAGATGATGGAGGCCGGAAAACTGAATCCGTCCACCATGGTCACGCACGTCGGCGGGCTGGATGCCGTTATCGAAACCACGCTCAACCTGCCGAACATTCCCGGAGGCAAGAAGCTGGTCTACAACAACGTCAGCATGCCGTTGGTGGCGCTCAACGAGCTGGACGGAATGGAAGGCGAGCTTTACCAGGGCTTGGCCAAGATCGTTGAAAAGGAAAACGGCCTGTGGAGTCCGGAAGCCGAACGCTTCCTGCTCGAAAACGCACCGGGTATTTAA
- a CDS encoding PHP domain-containing protein, translating to MVYENLNAASVEERLATVRAFGEDFKQGVTLTDEVNNHVHSTYSFSPYSPTMIAVKAVEAGLRTVGIMDHDSVSGCAEFLEAAKAVNIASTAGFEMRVNMDGTSMEGRKTNNPDEPNVSYIALHGIPATQFDALEEFLKPIHAARIARDRKEVEKLNAILAERGAPTLDFDADVVAISQADNGGSITERHILYALSLKLINQCGKGQALVDFVEKQMDIPLAGSLRELLLQEFNPHYAYDLLGAFKASLVPEFFLISGYDECINVQQAVDFANEIGAIPAYAYLGDVGESPTGDKKAEKFEDDFLDDLVPELAKIGFKAITYMPPRNTKEQLVRLQKLCQANGLMEISGVDINSSRQSFNCPILLEPEFAHLADAAWALIAHEKLAAADPKLALFCAENPWAADSLEKRIERYATIGKTADHSKPEEMIQQI from the coding sequence ATGGTTTATGAAAATCTAAATGCAGCATCGGTCGAGGAACGCCTCGCGACGGTCCGCGCCTTTGGCGAGGACTTTAAGCAGGGCGTAACGCTGACCGATGAAGTGAACAACCACGTCCACTCGACCTATTCCTTCAGCCCCTATTCGCCGACCATGATTGCGGTTAAGGCGGTGGAGGCCGGGCTGCGGACGGTGGGCATCATGGATCACGATTCGGTGTCCGGTTGCGCGGAATTCCTCGAAGCGGCCAAGGCGGTTAACATTGCGAGTACCGCCGGCTTCGAGATGCGCGTCAACATGGATGGCACATCGATGGAAGGTCGGAAGACCAACAACCCCGATGAACCGAACGTTTCCTACATCGCGTTGCATGGTATTCCCGCCACGCAGTTCGATGCGCTGGAGGAGTTCCTGAAGCCGATCCACGCCGCGCGCATTGCCCGCGACCGCAAGGAAGTTGAAAAGCTCAACGCCATCCTGGCCGAACGCGGCGCGCCGACGCTCGACTTCGATGCCGATGTGGTGGCGATCTCGCAAGCGGACAACGGCGGTTCGATTACCGAACGGCATATTCTCTATGCCCTGTCGCTGAAACTGATCAACCAGTGCGGCAAGGGGCAGGCGCTGGTGGACTTTGTTGAAAAACAGATGGATATCCCGCTGGCCGGAAGCCTCCGCGAATTGTTGCTGCAGGAATTCAACCCGCACTATGCCTACGACCTGCTCGGTGCGTTCAAGGCATCGTTGGTTCCGGAGTTTTTCCTGATTTCCGGTTACGACGAATGCATCAATGTCCAGCAGGCGGTCGATTTTGCCAACGAGATCGGCGCCATTCCGGCCTATGCCTATCTGGGCGACGTCGGCGAATCGCCGACGGGCGACAAGAAGGCCGAAAAGTTCGAGGACGATTTTCTCGACGACCTGGTGCCGGAGCTGGCGAAGATCGGGTTCAAGGCGATCACCTACATGCCGCCGCGCAACACCAAGGAGCAGTTGGTCCGTCTGCAGAAGCTCTGCCAGGCAAACGGGTTGATGGAAATCAGCGGGGTGGACATCAACAGTTCGCGCCAGTCGTTCAATTGCCCGATTCTGCTGGAGCCGGAATTTGCCCACCTGGCCGATGCGGCCTGGGCGTTGATTGCCCATGAAAAACTGGCGGCGGCCGATCCCAAGCTCGCGCTGTTCTGTGCCGAAAATCCATGGGCGGCCGATTCCCTCGAAAAGCGCATCGAACGTTATGCAACCATCGGCAAGACTGCCGACCACAGCAAACCGGAAGAGATGATTCAGCAGATCTGA